Genomic window (Cygnus olor isolate bCygOlo1 chromosome 18, bCygOlo1.pri.v2, whole genome shotgun sequence):
aggatgagaataatgttgataacacactggtTTTAACTGTTGCCAGGCAGTGTTTGCgctaagtcaaggactttttaGCTTCTCATACTTCACTGCCACTAAGGGGGCTATGGGTGCGCAAGAATCTGGGAGGGGAGAGAACCTGGACGGTTAACGCAAACTAGGGGGATGCCAGCCTAATGTGGGAGGTATCTATCCCTTCTCCCTTTGTGTGACTCTCCATGTGTGTACCTTGTTTTCAGTggcatgtttttccttctcaactTTAGCCAAGGTTAACTCCAGGTCATCAATATCTTTCTTCAGCTCTGAACATTCATCCTCCAGTTTCCTCTTCTTGGCTGTCAGCTCAGCATTGatttcttcctcatcctcagCCCGTTCTGTCACCTCCTTAATTTTGGCTTCCAGttggattttggttttgatgaGCTGGTCACACCTTTCCTCGGCATCGGCCAAGCTGTCTGCTTCCTGATGGGGAGACAGAGATTTTTGTGGGTTATAACgttttgaaatttctgttgTGTTGTCTTTTTCCCTCACAGACTCAGTATTcaatagtttttaattttttagtttATTCATCGTGATCGTCATCATATTTGGGTAGCCAAGGTTTTTCCATTTGTGGGAATAATACAGTGAAGAAAGTAGTGTTTTGCTTGGAGTTAAGAAACTGCCTGTTCCTGATTGAAGTTGAATACCAAGGATCTGTGCGTGTGAAGGTAATCTAGGCCTTATAGTGTATCTGTGTTTAAGTAAAGTGGGTCCTTCTCAGGGTTGCCTTTACTCTGTTACATGGACACACAGCTTTGAAAGTTGAACAGATGGAGATGCTTCCCTTCCAGGTCACACAAAGGTGTCTGCTGCATATCACCTGTTGGCTAGCGCTACTTGGCTCTTTCCTcaggacagcagggctgctgagTCTCATTTGGCACTTACAGTTATCCTCACTGACTGACAGAGAACTTGTTGTGCCCCTGGCAGTGTTCACAGTTACTCAACTTTAGAGTAACTTTGAgtgtgtgactttttttctattgcaattTAGTCAGCTTCCTGTAAGTCTCTGcttgggggaaaaatgaaatctgcCTGTATAACATGTTTTCTCAGGAGCAAATAAACAGTGATATTCACCGCCTGCACTTGGAGCTgaaggtcatttttttcttgcagcaagGCCACCATTTTCTCCTCCAgttctttcctctttgcctCAGACTTTGCAAGTTCTTCCTTGGTTTTCTCAAACTCTTCTTTCATGTTGGCCATCTCCTTCTCAGATTCTGCACTCTTCAGCAAGGGCTTGATTTTGAAGAACAGCTTCATCCAGGGCCAGTGCTTGACATTCATGAATGCACGAACGTTGTACTGGATGCAGAAGATGGACTCCCTGATATAAAATTTGCATAGGTATTACATGCCTTGTGTGTTACAAATTTAGACTCGATTAATTttacaggatcacagaatcacggaattgtaggggttggaagggacctcaagagatcattgggtccaacccccctgccaaagcaggtttcctagagcagattgcccaggtaggcatccagatgggccttgaatatctccagagaaggagactccacaacctccctgggcagcctgttctgttgctctgtcaccctcaccgtgaagttctttcacatgttaTTAATTTACAGTAATAATAGTGCTTGGTTAATAATTAACCAAGCACTGTGAGAGTAAACTaaatacatggaaatatttACCTCCTTTCCACCATTCTACGATATTCCACTCTCATCAGGAAACCTCTGCACCTGGCCTGTGTGCGAGTGATGATTTCTGCCAGCTTATCATCTCTCATCTCCTCCAGGAGTCCCAGCAACCCAGCTTTGAAGAATACCTCAAGAAAGGAAATTGTCAGCCTATCACTGTCAGGTTAGATAGAACAGAGGTACAGAGGCTTTCCTTATTCTGGAAGAGACCTTAATGGCCTTGACCAGCCTCACCTAAGCTCTCCTCCCAAATCTATTCCCATGGGCCTAGGAGCTTCTTGAAAGCTCAGCTCTAGGCCTTCAGTCCCTGTCTGAACCATGTTGTAGGACTACTGGTTTCCCATTCAGCCATAGCATCAGCCACGCCTCTGCCTGGCTGTGGTCACCAGTGAACTCTAATATGACCTGCAGACTTACTTCCTGGCTTGATGTTAGATCTTTTTCATTGCTATGGATCCATCCAGGAATTACTGGGTAGTGCCTGACCCTTGTTATCCTACGTAGACCTGGCCCTGACCAACCTCTAAAACCAATAGTTTATGGGTTCATCTTAAACCTTCCATATTGTCACAAACATGCCAGATGATCTGGACTCATGTTTAAACCTGGTTATCATCCTCGGGTCTTCCCTACTTTCTTAAATACTGTAGGGTTGGTTTCCTGCTGGTTCAGGCCCCTAACCTGCCATCTGTGTTACTGCACTGCACTTTCATTCTCTGAGGGAGAAACCAGCCATTATTTCTCCCTGAACATAGGAGCTCTTTCTACCTTAGTGTGGCCAAATCTGTACTGAGTGTGGTCCACATCAATGGACCCAAGGAGCTTCTCTGAAGCCTTCTTGCTGTCCATGAACTGTCCCTCTGGAATAGCACTGGCATTAAGCACTCTGTATCTgtaggagaaaacagaaaatgaagaaacaactATTGCCAATACCACTACAGCGAATGAACCCCACAGCCTTCTCAGCTACATCGGACTGGCCAGTTGGGTAACATGTATTAGGGACAGCCCACCCTTTCAGGACAGTGTAAGTGACATTTCCATACTGTTAATTCAAAATCTGAGAGAATCCTAATCCTCaagaacatgaagaaataaCCATTGCTTAAACCACCACTGAAATTGAAAACCACAGCCTTCTCAGACTGCCTCACTGAATTAGTCTGATGCCTGAAGGTAGTTCATGCTTCCAGAACAGGATATGGAGATTTCATTTACTGTAATTTCAGACTTCAAGGTAAACCTAATCCTCAGCAATATCATCACATCATCATGAACTGATAGTGAAACATTTCTATATTACTACTTAGTACCAACATAAAGTGTATTGTTTCATGTACATTAGGATATTCAGGTTATTTTTCTTGGTCCAAATGAGCAGAAAGGTGGAGCACTCTTACCTCTGTTTGAAGTCAGCATACAGGACTCTGCTGGGGAATCCTTTCCTGCAAATCCTGATCCCTTCTAGCACACCATTACACCGCAGCTGGTGCAGCACCAGCTCATGTTCCATGGCACCTAACAAACACCATGATTACTGTTTGACACACAGGAGAAAGGCTCCTTTGGCTCAAATTTTCCTGCTGTTTGATTCCCTTTACctggtgtttttgtttcatttggaaTGATGCAGCGTACAAAATGGGGGTGAGTGCTTCTCAGGTTAGCCATTAGCTTGTTTAAATTCTCCTGTGAGATCATAAGATGAATTATAATTAATTGTAAGTGCTGCATGCTTAATAGTGTATTTATCAAACTGAGTGTTTCTGGATGCAGACGTGTTTTCTCTCCAACACCTTATAGATCTCCCAAAGGGAAACTCAGAAATTGAAAGCTCCcagttttgttggttttaaagTTCCTTCATTGAATagtaattaatattatttttttcttaatctccTCATACAAGTACACAGCTGCCATCTTACAGTTTTCCTTCCAGATAGTATGTCTTGCAAAAGATAattgaacattttaatttatagatACTGATGATCAGGGCTCTTGGCTAAGCCTGACTATTATGTTTTGGTAGCCAATTTCATAGAATATATTCAttgaatgctttgggttggaaaggaccttaaagattatccagttccaaccccctgccatggcagggatATCTCTCGCTAGATCAGACTGCTGAAAGCCCCATTCAACCTTTCTGTGAACAATTCCAAGGATcgggcatccacaacttctctgggcaatcaGTTGcagtacctcaccaccctcatgcAACTtgtgaagaataaaatatttgaaattaacaaaaaaaataataataatagtaaaataaattctcctggagaagctggcagtcCAGGGCTTGAACAGCTACATCCCTTGCTGGGCTAAAAtctggctggatggccaggcccaaagaatagtggtgaacggagtgaaatccagctggcaaccggtcaccagtggtgttccccaggggtcagtgttgaagcccatcctctttaacatctttattgatgatttggatgagggaattgagtgcaccttcagtaagtttgcagatgacaccaagttggggcAAAGTGTCAATCagccagagggtaggaaggccctgcagagggacctggataggttggatcgatgggcagaggccaaggggatgaggttcaacacagctaagtgctgggtcctgcactttggtcacaaccagcccatgcaatgctacaggttTGAGGGGAGAGTGGCTCGAAGGCTGTGCAgaagaaagggatctgggggtgttggtcgatgctcacctgaacatgagctggcagtgagcccaggtgaccaagaaggccaatggcatcctggctttatatcatgattctatgattctataattcgATGGTTTCATGattcatagtaaagaatttcttccttacatctaatctaaatctttctttttgtttaaaaccattactcccTGTCCTCTACATGCCCTTGTAAAAATTCTCCCTCCATCTATCTTATAGGCTCACTTTAATTATTGAATGGCTGCAATAATGCGTTCCTGGAGCCCTCTCTTCTCTAGGCAAAACAACCCCAGCCCTCTCATCTTCTATTCACAGAAGTGTTGCAGGCCTCTAACTATttctgtggccctcctctggactagCTATAACAGGTCCATATCTTTCCTGTGACTGGGGacccagagctggatgcagtattccaggtggtGTCTGAAAAGGGTGGaatagagggggagaatcacatTCCCTGACCTGCTGACCACActtcttttggtgcagcccaggatatgatCAACTTTCTACACTGAAAGCACACACTGTTGGTTCATATACAGTTTTTCGTCCACCATTACTCCCTAGTCCTCCTCTGCcgggctgctctcaatccactcaTAGCACAGCCGATATTTATGTTTGGGATTACCTCAACACAGTTACATGACCTTTCACCTGGCCttcttgaacttcatgaggttacTGTGGACCCCCTTATCAAACCTGTCCGGATCCTTCTGAATAGCATCCCTTCTTTCTATCGGGTCGGCTctaccactcagcttggtgtcatctgcagactcgctgaaggtgcactcaatcccactatGTCATTAGTAAAGACATTAAATGGTACTGGTCCCGATccagacccctgagggacatcACTCAGGGCTAAATAGGTTTGGctaaatagtttttgtttgtttctttgttttcattggaaATGAATAATTGTGAGGCCTAAATAAATAATGGTGTTAGGAGTAGTTCAGCCTCGCTAAATATCTCAACCTGAGCCAAATAGAAACCTTGAAAACATAACTGAAATCTGTCCACAAAATGCATTAACtagaaagcaatttaaaatcCACTCCTTTTTCCATTGAAAttaataattgctttaaaatcttacaatcttgtctttttttctcttttttttttttttgatgcttgATCTATTATCTtctattttataatatattaaaaataagtgtgGGAAAATTCTCTGATGCTTCCAGAGATACCGAAGAAGTTCGTCTCATTCACTATTCATTCTCAATCTAAGTGGGTGAACTTCACCCTTTTGCAAATTTTATAGAACCCAGAGCAGATAAGAGCGAAATGAAGGCAGACGGTTAGAAGAACACAGCAAAGGATGCAATATAAATAgcttttttggagaaaaaggaCTAAAGAAATTACTTAGGGTGTTCCGGGAGGGTGACCATAGCATTCTGTCTCCCGAAATGAAAGGAAGACCAGACATACATTACAGTAGAGGTTTCATGGTACTCTGAGGTCCTGTTTCTGAAGTGTCAAACATGACAAGACCAAAATTGAAACAGATCTTTCAGATTCAGAATGAGATTGCATTCTTTCTTTGGACAGAGAACGAATTCTGTACTTACACGGAAAAGAGCTGAGACTGTCTGGAAAGAAGAACCCTTCTTCTTACCACCCTTcttaccaccaccaccagcctctgcaatattggaaaaaaaaataaaaattaatcagaagTCAGAATCAGAATGTTGCCTTTGAGGTTCATCAATATTCAGTATGAAAGTATGAAACGTGAACTATAGAGACATCACCAGCTTCACCACCATAGGTCGCAAAGAGTAAGGCCAGTGTCTTCACTGATGATTTCTGGTACAACCCAATGACAGTTTCATTCAGGGGGTCCTTGTTCTTCTCAAGCCAGCCAGAGATGTTGTAGTCCACTGTGCCAGCATAGTGCACCAGAGAGAAGTGGGCCTCAGCCTTGCCTTTTGCAGGCTTGGGCTTCTGGAAATTATTGGACTTGCCCAGATGCTGGTCATAGAGCTTGTTCTTGAAAGAGGTGTCAGTTGCCTTGGGGAACATGCACTCCTCTTCCAGGATGGAGAAGATGCCCATGGGCTGGAAGATAGCAAAAGAAGTAACAGAGAAAGATCACAACAGTGTGGAGCATATGCTGTGAAGTTCAGCGGTACCTGTATGTTGTGGGTAGCATCTCAGCCTGGATAAGAGCCTAAGTTGGCTGGGAGTTGTTCTCAGCCAGGGAGCTTATTTGtgcctcccctttccttccagcagcccGTCTTCACTAAACTGGTAAGAATATCATTCCAGTTCAGTTTAGAATGAGCAGTGGAATGGGCAGAGGGGAGAAGGGGTGGATGGAAATATAATAGCTACAAGAGGCCTGTTGTCTTGGGAAATCAGACTAAGCAACACTTATTTCCCAAAATGGTGTgtggagttttgttttgaatcttcaggagaaaaaggaaaggagacagaCTCCAGTTTGTTTCAAAGAATTCTTTTGGTGGGAGCATGGGCTACCTTTTCCACACCCAAAGACAGGGTGGTGCAGGACTGGTGACAAAGATTTACATCTAGCCTTCCTAATTTCTCTGCTCCACACTAAGATAAATTCCattgcaaaatgctttgtttgaCTGAAACTGACTGGCTGGTCATAAGTCCTTTCCCATCTGAATCGGGCTCAGAAACATCACAAAATTCCAAAATACATCATACACTTGAATGGAAAAGGTACCTTTTCAATGAGTTCAATGCAAGCAGCCAGGTCCATCCCAAAGTCAATGAATTCCCATTCGATTCCTTCCTTCTTGtactcctcctgctccagcacgaACATGTGGTGGTTGAAGAActgctgcagtttttcattGGTGAAATTGATGCACAGCTGCTCAAAGCTGTTGAACTGTTCAAAGCAAGGAGAGTTGCACAGGTTCTCAAGGGACAGCAATGACCACAGGGTTCTGTGTTCTGCTGATTAGTGCACAGTTAGTGTTCTGCTGATTCTTTTTGAAGTTCCCCAGCAGAAACACTACACCTAACCATTATGTAATGGCATACATTTCCTTAGCAGGACTcctattgtaaaataaataagtaaataaataaataaataaataaggtgtCTTTGCAggattttcttattattattgttatttaaatcAATCTACAgggaaaaattcttttttacTGTTCTACGCAAAAGCAGATCCTTCAATAAGCTTAGCTGCTGCACCGTGGAGGTGTCTCAGCTCTCTCACCTCCTGGAGAATGGAAACTTGTTCAGTGTCCCACCCAGAAATTTCTCTGCCCTCAAATCAAGACTCCAGGAGTTTCTTTGATCTGACACAGAAGCCCTAGTGTAAGGACTGCATTCACAACACAGGGAACATGCTGTGGGTTTTCCCAcagcactttcttttccttggctattccaaaaagaaatctgtttctgaGACCTCATGATCTCTTCCTGTCCCTTCCATAACTATGATGCCAAATCTTCGTTACTCACATCAAAGATCTCAAAACCAGCAATGTCCAGGACACCAATGAAGTACTGTCTGGGTTGCTTGGTATCCAGCTGTTGGTTGATGCGAATAACCATCCACAAGAACATCTTCTCGTAGACAGCTTTTGCCAAGGCACCCACTGCGTTGTTCacctagaaaagagaaaaaagtaccGGACATACCTTCGAGGGCAGAAGAAGAATGCTCCTGTTCTTTTTTGAAGCCATCTTTATTTACCTGTTCGACAGTTTGACCTTTCGTCACAAATTCATTCCCAACCTTCAACTCGAGGGTAACACAGGGCTTTGAGAAGGTCAGCTGAGTTCAGGCCCATCAGGTAGGCAGCCTTGTCGGCCActaaagagggagaaagagagagaaaagcatttatCATTGGACAATGGCTAGAATTTGGTCAGTGTGAACAGCTGTGCTGTTCACTTTTCTAGAAATGGCAAAGTATTGGTCTGGTTTTACTGAGAAGGTCTAGAAAGGAATAAGGATTATGGAAACAAATGCTGGCCTTTTTTGAAAGCAAGGACAGGCATGGCTTGAGTAGGAACAGCTTGAATCCAGAAGCTCCCAGAAGCACTCCAAAATCCTGTTTCCTCTCCTGTTCTGTGACAACTGAATTTCTGCACAGCAAAGAATGCATGGTATATTTGGTGAAAAATCTCTTAGTACATCATGGTGCTATAGTGGTCGAATGTTTTACTGAGTGAGAGAGATCCTGTGTTAAAGTACCAATTTTCAGGCTGGGTACTTTTGGGAAGTATCTGTTGGATAAAAGAATGGTACTTCCCATGACTGGGGATGCACCTCTGCAATTAGACAGCCAACGAACAAAGatgcttttccttatttttcactAGCTGAATTTTCTGGTACCTTCTGTGCCAtctggctctgcctgctcctctcGCTGTTTCTGCTTGAACTTCAAATTCCCATAGTGCATGACAGCCCCTGTCAGCTTGTAGATGGCAGTCTTTTCATCAGGAGTGAAGCCCAGGATGTCAATGGCGCTCTGCAGTAGAAACAGTCAAGTTAAATATGTATTAAGTAAGTCACCCTGCAAGACATACACAGTTGATATCTTTTTCTCTGATACTCACATCTGTAGCCATGAGCTCCTCCTGGTCATCAATACTGGGTACAGTGACCTCACCTTGACTCACATAGTGGTAGTCATATGGGTTGGTGGTAATGAGAAGCATGTCtgaaagcaggaagaggaaggacACAGGCTTAGTTCTTTCAGCTAGATAGTAGAGGGAACATTTGCTCAGCAATCTTCCTCAAGAAGATATAATGATCCTTCCTACCAATCAGCTCTGGTTTCTTGTTGGACATGATCTGATAAAATATGTGGTAGCTTCTTTCTGCCTTGAGCTGGAAAGTGACTCTGGACTCTCCAGCAGATCTGGCAAGGCAGGAAGAAAGAGTTAGGAATGAGACAGGACACGGAGGTAGGAATTTAGGAAGGGATGTGATCATGTCAGGATGTCACTTACAAGTTTCAATGTCAGCAGAAGCCAGTTTGCCTGTGGCCCCAAAGTGGATTCTGATGAATTTGCCctgttgaggggaaaaagaacCATTTCAGCCTGGATGGATTATTTTGACATCTTAATGTGAATACCACTGGGTGCATCACTTGTCTTGTAATGGGAGGGAGGGATTTTGTATGAAGCAGCAACTTACAAAGGCGGAGTTGTCATTCCTCACAGTCTTGGCATTTCCAAATGCCTCCAGCAGTGGGTTGGCGCTGATGATTGATCCTCAAGAGTTCCCTACAGGACaataaatattcagtgttttgtttcacttgcaATTATAAGctgatttttcagtcttttcttcctgactCACCTGCATTTTGCCAGACtgctcctccttcttcttctccccacTAGCTGCAATTGTTGCAAAGTACTGGATGACACGCTTTGTGTTCACAGTCTTCCCTGCACCAGATTCTCCACTGTCAAAACAAACAGAGTAGCAGAGAGAGTGTGGTCAGGCAGCATGTcccctggcacagggcagccccacAATGACCTTAGCAGGGTGTGTACGTACGTGATCAGGATTGACTGATTCTCACGGTCTGTGAAAGAGGCAGAAATAAAGATGTTGTTAGTAATGCTCTTGAGTAATACAGAACTCACAGTGTaagacaaatataaatataaacagtaCTCTTTGATATCCAAGGTATTATGTACAGGAAGcttgagggagaaaaataccTTCTGTTCTCCGTTGTTGAATTTTACAATGCTTTTTTCACCTCCTAGGTATTCATTTAAACTCTCTTTTGAGGCAGTGAATCTGggtatttcttcttctaaatttgactttttcttaTGTCAGACTGAGTATGACATAAATAGTGATGTAAGTATTCCTGTTAGGTTCCCTTAAGGAAATTCTGTTCCTCTGAGAAGTCTGTGTTATAGACATTGGAACAAAACATTTGTATGAAAGAACTCCCTGTAGAATTTACAGACATCACCTAGTATTTGTGTGTCATTTGAAGTTCCCAGGAAGTATGACTATAGGCTTATGCATCAGGGAGTCCTTAGTGTAAGAATCTAAGATTCTTAAGTTTCTTTCCACATCTCTTTAGCAAAATTAGCTTCCCCTTCCATGTACCAAGGAATTAGAATCAATAAATGTCTGCATCAAAAGAATTCTGTTTTCCCTCTTAccaaactcctttttttttttttcatttttctctttcctcagtAACCTCTAAGTTCTAAAATTGTAGAGATTTAATTATACTTGGAAATTGTTAAAcatgacttttttccttttccttttccttttccttttccttttcctttcccttttcctttccctttccctttctctttcccttttcctttttcttttctttttctttttcctttctttttccttgtatcttctttttttttttttttttttcaaaggaattaaTTCTTTCCAAAGTGGGGAATAATATTTCTATATAGTTtgggctgttttttgtttcagattgtttctgttcattcttGGTTTACTTCTGTCTTTGCAAGTCTTCTTTTAAAGGCACTAACTAGGAAGAATGAAGGCatgtgtgaaagaaaatgctaaattaCTAGTCATTCATGAATTCCATTCATGAATTCAATTCATGAATTACTTGTCATTCATGTTCCTATGTTaaagtggaaaaggagaaaaaaaaaattatttttctttttctttttctttttattttccccttattATTCAGGGGGGTTATTTAGTACAGTcagcattattattttgtgatgTTTAGTTACATCCCTCttaaaaagtagtttttaaaacTACTGTGGATTCATGAATCTTTGATTCCCTTCAGTGAACTGCAGTTTCAGTGCAAGGATTCTAGTCTATTCTGGTCAAGCTAGCTTCATGCCTGAGAAGAACCAAATCCATGATATGGGAGTATTAGCTAACAGCTAATTGGAAATGAACACCTTTATCATTGTTTCTGGACAGTGCAACTTTGCTGAGATCCTGGCTCCTGTTCTCTCCCAATAAGCTGTAAATATCAGAATAATACCTGAAatgagcattttgtttttttaatctacgTTTTCATGAggccaaaaaaaaccccaacaactTAATCTATAATATACTATTTAGAAAGATTGCTTAAATTGTCAGAATGCATTTGTGAGTCAAGTCATACTTCGAGCAAATGAGATTCAAATAATGAGTAGAggagaatatttgttttatctgaCTCAATTTGTCCCATTACTTATTCTTCAGTGTAAATTTTTTCAGTGCCCTTGATTTCATGCTATACATTAGACTTCAGAAATAGGAGAGTACTGTGTCTCATGCACAATACCAGcaaatgttaaaataacagTTAATTAAAGGTTCATGCTGAGGTTTACATCTCTACCcagactgatttaaaaaaaaatcaaaacaaaacaaataaacaaaaccaaaactgtaacaaacaaacagccacaacaacaaagaacaatAAATTTCCATAAAGAAATTGCCATTTTCTCACCAGTCAGCATGAACTGATAGGCATTGTCAGAAATGGAGAAGATATGTGGAGGGGCCTCCTGGCGCTTTTTGCCTCGGTAGGCCAACACCACCTCCGGGTTGTACACCGGCAGCCACTTGTAGGGGTTGACGGTGACACAGAAGAGACCCGAGTAGGTCTGCAAGGAAGGGAGACAGCACGTTGGCTTCTGCtcagcctggcacagcaggcCTTCCAGCTACCCAAAGGAAGACAGCTGCTGGTACTTACGTAGATCATCCAGGCTGCATAACGCTCTTTGAGGTTGTACAGCACAGCGGGTTCGTGGAGTGTGTCATCATGGCCATGTCCTCGATTTTATCATACTTGGGAGGGTTCATGGAGAAGATTTGATCTTCCTTCACAGTCAGAGTCTGCCAAGGAAATGAAAGATCTTTGTATGTCAGCTTACAGCCCAGAGTGGGAATCAAATGGTGTCTTTCAGCCTTGTTTTTCACTCACCTCTCCTGCTTCAGTCTTGACAGTGACCTTCCCTGATTCTTTGCTCTGGACTGTCCCTTTCACAAAAGATTCCTTTGGATGTACCACAAAGACTGATGTCTTGGCATCGAAAGGCTTGTTCTGGGCCtcaattctttccttttctgatttcCGCAGATAGGGAGCTGCCTCCCCAAAGACAGCCATCTCAGCATCTGGAGAAGCCATGTCTGCACTTACACAGGAGGCAGTCAGAAGAGTACTCTGTAGAAAAGAAGATGTGTTGAGTAAGTGAGTAAACAGCGTTCtgtagaagagagaaaatctttCACAGTTCCATCCCTTCAAATATTTTAGTAGGTATAAACAACTCAATAGTTTGATTTAAACTTCCCTTTCTTGTTTGAGAACACctgtattattttcagaaattaaggCTAATTCCTAACACACCTGGtatgaaagaaagtaaagaacAGTTTTAGAGTTCTGTGGTATTGCAGTTCATTTACatagtgttatttttcttcatagatTATAATGAATTTGGATTTTGCTATTGCAGTTACTTTAGAAGAAATATGTCTGTGATGTTGGTTTAGACAGTAGCTCAAAGTCTTTGAAAGACTTCCTTGTCTGATAGCAAATTGTGGcttttcattgtaaaatttATTTGCTATGGACAATTTGTCTTGCACTATTAGAGCCAAAATATTATGATTGCCTACTCTGTTTCCTCAAAATCTTAAGTGGTTGGATTACTTCCTACTTTAAAAGCTGATAAATTTTGTTGTTAATTCCGATGGCAGAGTCTGGAAGATAGTTACTactgtttcaaaacatttcaactATTTTGTGTTGCACAGAAAATATATCCAGAGCTAATGAATGAATGGATGacaaaaaagtttcaaaactaTGGTAAAATCACTAGAAATAGAGATGGTCCCTCACAGAAATAGGTATCCAAGACTTACAGGTAGTTAAATGGAATAAAGAAGTATATGCTTTGCCCAGAAGTTCACAGGAGTCATACA
Coding sequences:
- the LOC121079932 gene encoding LOW QUALITY PROTEIN: myosin heavy chain, skeletal muscle, adult-like (The sequence of the model RefSeq protein was modified relative to this genomic sequence to represent the inferred CDS: inserted 5 bases in 5 codons; deleted 1 base in 1 codon) yields the protein MASPDAEMAVFGEAAPYLRKSEKERIEAQNKPFDAKTSVFVVHPKESFVKGTVQSKESGKVTVKTEAGETLTVKEDQIFSMNPPKYDKIEDMAMMTHXHEPAVLYNLKERYAAWMIYTYSGLFCVTVNPYKWLPVYNPEVVLAYRGKKRQEAPPHIFSISDNAYQFMLTDRENQSILITGESGAGKTVNTKRVIQYFATIAASGEKKKEEQSGKMQGTLEDQXISANPLLEAFGNAKTVRNDNSAFGKFIRIHFGATGKLASADIETYLLEXSRVTFQLKAERSYHIFYQIMSNKKPELIDMLLITTNPYDYHYVSQGEVTVPSIDDQEELMATDSAIDILGFTPDEKTAIYKLTGAVMHYGNLKFKQKQREEQAEPDGTEVADKAAYLMGLNSADLLKALCYPRVKVGNEFVTKGQTVEQVNNAVGALAKAVYEKMFLWMVIRINQQLDTKQPRQYFIGVLDIAGFEIFDFNSFEQLCINFTNEKLQQFFNHHMFVLEQEEYKKEGIEWEFIDFGMDLAACIELIEKPMGIFSILEEECMFPKATDTSFKNKLYDQHLGKSNNFQKPKPAKGKAEAHFSLVHYAGTVDYNISGWLEKNKDPLNETVIGLYQKSSVKTLALLFATYGGEAEAGGGGKKGGKKKGSSFQTVSALFRENLNKLMANLRSTHPHFVRCIIPNETKTPGKGNQTAGKFEPKEPFSCVSNSNHXCLLGAMEHELVLHQLRCNGVLEGIRICRKGFPSRVLYADFKQRYRVLNASAIPEGQFMDSKKASEKLLGSIDVDHTQYRFGHTKVFFKAGLLGLLEEMRDDKLAEIITRTQARCRGFLMRVEYRRMVERRESIFCIQYNVRAFMNVKHWPWMKLFFKIKPLLKSAESEKEMANMKEEFEKTKEELAKSEAKRKELEEKMVALLQEKNDLQLQVQAEADSLADAEERCDQLIKTKIQLEAKIKEVTERAEDEEEINAELTAKKRKLEDECSELKKDIDDLELTLAKVEKEKHATENKVKNLTEEMASLDETIAKLTKEKKALQEAHQQTLDDLQAEEDKVNTLTKAKTKLEQQVDDLEGSLEQEKKLRMDLERAKRKLEGDLKLSHDSIMDLENDKQQLDEKLKKKDFEISQIQSKIEDEQALGMQLQKKIKELQARIEELEEEIEAERTSLAKAEKHRADLSRELEEISERLXEAGGATAAQVEMNKKREAEFQKMRRDLEEATLQHEATAAALRKKHADSTAELGEQIDNLQRVKQKLEKEKSELKMEIDDLASNMESVSKAKANLEKMCRTLEDQLSEIKTKEEQNQRMINDLNTQRARLQTETGEYSRQVEEKDALISQLSRGKQGFTQQIEELKRHLEEEIKAKNALAHAVQSARHDCDLLREQYDEEQEAKGELQRALSKANSEVAQWRTKYETDAIQRTEELEEAKKKLAQRLQDAEEHVEAVNAKCASLEKTKQRLQNEVEDLMIDVERTNAACAALDKKQKNFDKILAEWKQKYEETQAELEASQKESRSLSTELFKMKNAYEESLDHLETLKRENKNLQQEISDLTEQIAEGGKAIHELEKVKKQIEQEKSEIQASLEEAEASLEHEEGKILRLQLELNQVKSEIDRKIAEKDEEIDQLKRNHLRIVESMQSTLDAEIRSRNEALRLKKKMEGDLNEMEIQLSHANRVAAEAQKNLRNTQAVLKDTQIHLDDALRTQEDLKEQVAMVERRANLLQAEVEELRAALEQTERSRKVAEQELLDASERVQLLHTQNTSLINTKKKLETDIVQIQGEMEETIQEARNAEEKAKKAITDAAMMAEELKKEQDTSAHLERMKKNLDMTVKDLQHRLDEAEQLALKGGKKQIQKLEARVRELEGEVDAEQKRSAEAVKGVRKYERRVKELTYQSEEDRKNILRLQDLVDKLQMKVKSYKRQAEEAEELSNVNLSKFRKIQHELEEAEERADIAESQVNKLRAKSREFHGKKIEEEE